A stretch of Halichondria panicea chromosome 1, odHalPani1.1, whole genome shotgun sequence DNA encodes these proteins:
- the LOC135336509 gene encoding uncharacterized protein LOC135336509, with translation MADQTFSRSKLKRLNRKARVDKIGKQLCMEKKSLECAEKNVQNWKKKAIDYKLELNVYRAKQLRTGTLGTSCSHQRPLKLLTAAMKTSAISLPKATPRMCTNADIMRGVTVVPEISEKCLADGGGDVHIGNGRFGTCSRMIFKECFDVCVKTFTSDSSIESIRHEASILLTLNSSPYIPHCFGICSTRRALVMSNVSVKQQQVSLYSALYSTNEIKLSPKTWMQILIQICDGLSYMHKLSILHNDLKVDNVVLGTTLLECIRPCIVDFGKACKEKHAKKYCLTEEQKVIYIKEHTQVAPDLRDGLVLQSTQSDIYSLGRIMKKMNSIVIKSTELAHVIKECLSYHAHDRPSLETISLNVE, from the exons ATGGCTGACCAGACATTCTCAAGATCCAAGCTCAAGAGGCTCAATCGAAAAGCTAGAGTTGACAAAATTGGCAAGCAGCTGTGTATGGAGAAGAAGAGCCTTGAATGTGCCGAGAAAAATGTTCAGAATTGGAAGAAGAAGGCAATAGATTATAAACT GGAACTCAACGTGTATCGAGCTAAGCAATTACGGACAGGAACTCTGGGAACATCCTGCAGTCACCAACGACCACTAAAGTTACTAACAGCAGCCATGAAGACGAGTGCAATCAGTCTACCCAAGGCAACTCCAAGAATGTGTACGAATGCTGATATTATGCGAGGAGTTACTGTAGTTCCAGAGATAAGTGAGAAATGTTTAGCAGATGGGGGTGGTGATGTTCATATAGGAAATGGTCGGTTTGGAACATGCTCTCGTATGATTTTTAAAGAGTGTTTTGACGTCTGTGTCAAAACATTTACTTCCGACTCCTCAATCGAATCGATTAGGCATGAAGCCAGTATATTACTTACATTAAATTCCAGCCCTTATATACCACACTGTTTTGGTATTTGTTCCACCAGGAGAGCTTTAGTAATGTCTAATGTAAGCGTGAAGCAGCAACAAGTTTCATTATATTCTGCCTTGTATTCGACTAACGAAATTAAATTAAGCCCTAAGACATGGATGCAAATACTGATCCAAATTTGTGATGGTCtatcatacatgcacaagctGAGTATTCTTCACAATGATCTTAAAGTAGACAACGTAGTATTAGGGACTACTTTGTTAGAATGTATCCGGCCATGTATTGTGGATTTTGGAAAGGCATGTAAAGAAAAGCATGCTAAGAAGTACTGCCTGACCGAGGAACAGAAAGTTATTTACATAAAAGAACACACTCAAGTAGCTCCAGACCTCCGCGATGGGCTTGTTTTACAGAGCACACAGAGCGATATATACTCATTAGGTAGAATAATGAAGAAGATGAACTCCATTGTAATTAAGTCAACTGAACTTGCCCATGTAATTAAGGAATGTCTTTCTTATCATGCTCATGACCGTCCTAGCTTAGAAACCATTTCTCTTAATGTTGAATGA
- the LOC135336012 gene encoding fibrillin-3-like, with translation MQTVSFNDSTYIPHAAYDGRFCTDDSDGCTGVICFEEVTCVDVPAPGVGAMCGPCPVGYFGDGQKCDDINECEEDAHNCTDVCVNVQGGFKCACNQGYTLADPTSCTDVDECSVLNGGCHQVCNNFEGGFECDCSDGFGLTNDNTTCQVLPESSCSNDAICSQNCVRLFGVEVCSCNLGYTLDIDNFTCSDVDECAESPCDQECSNSDGGFECVCEGGYVLDTDERSCLDIDECSVAAENDTDLCTSPMFCSNTLGDFECLCPGGTEQAGGTCVSIGTNVRRVNDSVIGDPLMTVPLYLTNTSALQSNINLGENEVINLCFEIHGRSDEYFNLVSDSCISVNAHYQRADPQLPANIIDEITVRAVGLDGICRNISVSVENCQATVDGSVLDETYTSAGISVRLYRNRVRISAPNCQDLDLVMWVFCEQRELRGYPELGEPDVVVNVSMIHFVIARGLNIRESAHGLLGQFWNVPITIERYLGSLSDGSTRDDTYILTVNYTRPLVVL, from the exons ATGCAAACTGTCAGCTTTAATGATTCCACATATATACCTCATGCAGCCTATGATGGTAGGTTCTGTACTGATGATTCTGATGGCTGCACTGGTGTGATATGCTTTGAGGAGGTGACATGTGTCGATGTCCCTGCCCCTGGAGTTGGAGCAATGTGTGGACCATGCCCAGTAGGGTATTTCGGAGATGGACAGAAATGTGATG ATATCAACGAGTGTGAGGAGGATGCTCACAACTGTACTGATGTCTGTGTGAATGTACAGGGAGGATTCAAGTGTGCCTGTAACCAAGGTTACACACTAGCCGACCCCACATCATGTACAG ATGTTGATGAGTGTAGTGTATTGAATGGTGGCTGCCATCAAGTATGCAACAACTTTGAGGGAGGGTTCGAGTGTGACTGTTCAGACGGATTTGGATTGACCAATGACAACACAACATGTCAAG TTCTACCGGAGTCTTCTTGTTCTAATGACGCTATATGCTCTCAAAACTGTGTGAGGTTGTTCGGTGTGGAGGTGTGTAGCTGTAACCTTGGATACACACTGGATATAGATAATTTCACCTGTTCGG atgtggaCGAGTGTGCAGAGTCACCATGTGATCAAGAGTGCAGTAACTCTGATGGAGGATTCGAGTGTGTCTGTGAGGGAGGATATGTGTTGGACACGGATGAGAGGAGCTGTTTGG ATATAGACGAGTGCTCGGTAGCTGCCGAGAATGATACTGACCTTTGCACCTCTCCCATGTTCTGCTCTAATACACTGGGTGACTTTGAGTGTTTGTGCCCTGGGGGGACTGAGCAAGCAGGTGGCACATGTGTCTCCATAG GTACAAATGTTCGTCGTGTCAATGATTCTGTGATTGGAGATCCACTGATGACTGTACCACTCTACCTCACCAACACTAGTGCACTACAGAGCAATATCAATCTCGGAGAAAATGAAGTTATTAATCTTTGCTTTGAAATTCACGGTCGATCTGACGAATATTTCAATCTCGTGTCCGACTCTTGTATTAGCGTGAATGCACATTACCAGCGAGCAGATCCACAACTACCCGCCAATATTATTGATGAGATAACAGTTCGAGCAGTTGGCCTTGACGGGATCTGCCGAAATATTTCAGTCAGTGTCGAAAATTGCCAGGCAACAGTCGATGGATCTGTGCTCGATGAGACTTACACAAGTGCTGGAATATCTGTGAGACTGTATCGAAATCGTGTTCGAATTTCTGCTCCTAATTGCCAAGACCTTGATTTGGTGATGTGGGTGTTTTGTGAGCAGAGAGAGTTGAGGGGCTACCCTGAACTGGGAGAGCCTGATGTCGTGGTCAATGTTAGTATGATCCACTTTGTGATTGCTCGTGGACTTAATATCAGAGAATCAGCTCATGGCTTGCTGG GTCAATTTTGGAATGTTCCCATCACCATCGAGCGCTACTTGGGCTCTCTCTCTGATGGGAGCACACGAGACGATACTTACATCCTGACTGTCAACTATACACGCCCCCTCGTCGTTTTGTGA
- the LOC135336960 gene encoding uncharacterized protein LOC135336960: protein MGLNKATSMYACVWCTIKKDERWDMSKDRADYTVTNARTLSSLQAKGALPSSKPASVRLGSITTPLLNIEPDHIIPDELHLLLRIADVLTRNLILEIVASAKQDRQGNAHILTHLQTLQTIVKDCGITFRVWEARGPDGKASGHYEWTSLQGNDTKKFLERLPVRFADLLKEEIQAKMAQLWTEFLSLYKMVSSWTPPPSEVVEQKAKDWIRLFLSLKHKCQGFQEKNITPYMHTLVFHFPYFISKYGNVKMFSGQGVEKNNDDAKRHYFSSNLHDPVGEVLKAEARIDETSQFKRKKRKYIRKTPLDLVDMNKQPRLDSES, encoded by the exons ATGGGCCTCAACAAAGCAACCTCTATGTACGCTTGTGTCTGGTGTACCATCAAGAAGGATGAAag GTGGGATATGTCAAAGGATAGGGCTGACTACACCGTAACAAATGCAAGAACATTGAGTTCCCTACAAGCAAAAGGCGCACTTCCCAGCAGTAAACCAGCAAGTGTACGACTAGGATCAATTACAACACCACTACTGAACATAGAGCCAGACCATATAATACCCGATGAGCTACACCTACTCCTACGTATAGCTGACGTTTTAACAAGAAATCTCATTCTAGAGATAGTGGCATCTGCTAAACAAGACAGACAAGGAAACGCACATATACTCACTCACCTACAAACACTACAGACGATCGTTAAAGACTGTGGTATCACGTTCAGGGTATGGGAAGCAAGGGGTCCAGATGGCAAAGCTTCTGGACATTACGAATGGACATCACTGCAGGGGAACGACACCAAGAAGTTTCTGGAACGTCTCCCAGTGAGGTTTGCTGACCTACTGAAGGAAGAAATTCAAGCTAAAATGGCCCAACTTTGGACA GaatttctctctttgtataaGATGGTTTCTAGCTGGACTCCACCTCCCAGTGAAGTGGTTGAGCAAAAG GCGAAAGACTGGATAAGGCTTTTCTTGAGCTTGAAGCACAAGTGTCAAGGGTTTCAGGAAAAGAATATTACGCCCTAtatgcacacactggtctTTCACTTCCCTTACTTTATTTCAAAATACGGAAATGTCAAGATGTTTAGTGGACAAG GGGTGGagaaaaataatgatgacgCCAAGAGACACTACTTCTCCAGTAATCTGCATGACCCAGTGGGGGAGGTTCTGAAAGCTGAAGCGAGAATAGACGAGACATCACAATTTAAGCGAAAGAAACGAAAGTACATACGAAAAACTCCATTAGATTTAGTAGACATGAACAAACAGCCACGACTTGACTCTGAATCATGA